A window from Salvia miltiorrhiza cultivar Shanhuang (shh) chromosome 2, IMPLAD_Smil_shh, whole genome shotgun sequence encodes these proteins:
- the LOC131008680 gene encoding uncharacterized protein LOC131008680 isoform X1, producing MVPCEEDMMVLMRNEQEHSESEISRPKKKKKQDGTSRPACSWVHFSREFIKEYTASHPESSGLKVATKAASDAWKLMTPEEKSKYTNRAREVWDKYLSTTPARIPKPRRQTKLVTRCSPGRLLNVLQRLTPDQKAAVKSMGFGSILNLRCRTLRRSLCLWLLEKFNTVRRSLEICSERIPLTPRDVELVMGLASSGKDVVNSGPDELITELRKKYNATNRGISVRLLEERLAVPEAGEDFKRSFLLYVLGTLLCPTARLDVSPSFLHFLTNMEIVHQYNWGKFLLDRLVREVARYRQGKQRAVGGCLLFLQLFYYESVAVGEPSELSPAIFPCLSSWGEEEISEREKQERELGGYGCGEVVCKERGLGMGMLGYRTQLDSSHLGVMPPDVENYSLLEQVGYQAGEDQVNGGMITAEENMPINGDEGNTVCVDIEIADPVRAPCRNAQYGCPEIVDYNKRREHEEVCMSSPCACPLRKCHFVGSSAQLSEHFSSKHWDSGRRFQYNCPLPVTLNKNEAFLVLQAEKDGILFLLNKGTESIGHTVMITCISPSSSKEQYLYDIVSERGNSCLRLKSYTNNFPGRVEGSPPVDFLLVPFGFLNATGKLDLEMCIWNSTDIGAD from the exons ATGGTTCCATGTGAAGAAGATATGATGGTGCTCATGAGAAATGAACAAGAGCATAGTGAGTCGGAAATCAGTCGgccaaaaaagaagaagaagcaagatGGAACATCTCGTCCAGCATGTTCTTGGGTGCATTTTAG CCGTGAATTTATTAAGGAGTACACTGCATCCCATCCGGAATCCTCGGGCTTGAAAGTG GCCACAAAAGCTGCATCGGATGCCTGGAAATTGATGACACCAGAAGAGAAGTCAAAATACACTAATCGTGCCCGTGAAGTATGGGATAAATACTTGAGCACTACCCCCGCACGTATTCCCAAGCCAAGAAGACAA ACCAAACTTGTTACTAGATGCTCTCCTGGTCGATTATTGAATGTGTTGCAACGGCTCACACCTGACCAAAAAGCTGCTGTAAAGAGCATGGGATTTGGTAGTATCCTCAACCTCAGATGTCGAACTCTGCGACGCAGCCTGTGTCTTTGGTTATTAGAGAAGTTTAATACTGTCCGGCGCAGCTTGGAAATCTGTAGCGAGCGCATACCTTTAACTCCTCGAGATGTTGAATTGGTGATGGGATTGGCTTCAAGTGGGAAGGATGTGGTTAACTCTGGACCTGATGAGTTGATTACTGAATTGCGGAAGAAGTACAATGCTACAAATCGTGGGATTTCTGTCAGACTCCTGGAAGAAAGGTTGGCAGTCCCAGAAGCTGGGGAGGATTTTAAGAGGTCTTTTCTCCTTTATGTGTTAGGCACTCTACTATGCCCCACAGCGAGGCTGGATGTTAGTCCATCATTTCTCCATTTTTTGACAAACATGGAGATTGTACACCAATATAACTGGGGGAAGTTTTTACTTGATCGGCTAGTTAGAGAAGTAGCTCGCTATCGTCAAGGGAAGCAGCGTGCGGTTGGTGGCTGTCTTCTGTTTCTCCAG CTCTTTTATTATGAGAGTGTTGCTGTTGGTGAACCATCTGAACTATCCCCTGCTATATTTCCATGCCTATCTTCTTGGGGTGAAGAAGAAATtagtgagagagagaagcaAGAGAGAGAACTTGGCGGTTACGGATGTGGAGAG GTGGTTTGCAAGGAAAGAGGCCTCGGGATGGGAATGCTGGGGTATAGGACCCAATTAGACAGCAGTCACCTAGGTGTAATGCCACCAGATGTTGAAAATTATTCTCTACTTGAGCAGGTTGGCTATCAG GCTGGAGAAGATCAAGTTAATGGGGGCATGATCACTGCAGAG GAAAATATGCCTATAAATGGTGATGAAGGCAACACCGTCTGTGTGGATATTGAAATTGCCGATCCAGTGAGAGCACCCTGCAGAAATGCTCAGTATGGTTGTCCAGAAATTGTGGACTACAACAAGAGAAGAGAGCACGAAGAAGTCTGCATGAGTTCACCGTGTGCTTGCCCCCTTCGGAAGTGCCATTTTGTTGGCTCGTCTGCACAGTTGTCGGAGCATTTTAGTAGCAAGCACTGGGACTCGGGAAGACGGTTCCAGTATAACTGCCCTTTACCTGTCACATTAAACAAGAACGAAGCTTTCCTGGTGCTACAAGCCGAGAAAGATGGTATTCTTTTTCTCCTGAATAAAGGAACCGAGAGTATTGGGCATACGGTGATGATAACATGCATAAGCCCGAGCTCGTCAAAGGAGCAGTATCTGTATGATATTGTATCTGAAAGAGGAAATAGTTGTCTCAGATTGAAGTCATACACAAACAATTTTCCAGGTAGGGTTGAAGGATCACCCCCTGTTGATTTTCTCTTGGTTCCTTTTGGTTTTTTAAACGCAACTGGCAAGCTAGACCTAGAGATGTGTATATGGAACTCAACGGATATAGGAGCCGATTGA
- the LOC131008680 gene encoding uncharacterized protein LOC131008680 isoform X2: protein MVPCEEDMMVLMRNEQEHSESEISRPKKKKKQDGTSRPACSWVHFSREFIKEYTASHPESSGLKVATKAASDAWKLMTPEEKSKYTNRAREVWDKYLSTTPARIPKPRRQTKLVTRCSPGRLLNVLQRLTPDQKAAVKSMGFGSILNLRCRTLRRSLCLWLLEKFNTVRRSLEICSERIPLTPRDVELVMGLASSGKDVVNSGPDELITELRKKYNATNRGISVRLLEERLAVPEAGEDFKRSFLLYVLGTLLCPTARLDVSPSFLHFLTNMEIVHQYNWGKFLLDRLVREVARYRQGKQRAVGGCLLFLQLFYYESVAVGEPSELSPAIFPCLSSWGEEEISEREKQERELGGYGCGEVVCKERGLGMGMLGYRTQLDSSHLGVMPPDVENYSLLEQAGEDQVNGGMITAEENMPINGDEGNTVCVDIEIADPVRAPCRNAQYGCPEIVDYNKRREHEEVCMSSPCACPLRKCHFVGSSAQLSEHFSSKHWDSGRRFQYNCPLPVTLNKNEAFLVLQAEKDGILFLLNKGTESIGHTVMITCISPSSSKEQYLYDIVSERGNSCLRLKSYTNNFPGRVEGSPPVDFLLVPFGFLNATGKLDLEMCIWNSTDIGAD, encoded by the exons ATGGTTCCATGTGAAGAAGATATGATGGTGCTCATGAGAAATGAACAAGAGCATAGTGAGTCGGAAATCAGTCGgccaaaaaagaagaagaagcaagatGGAACATCTCGTCCAGCATGTTCTTGGGTGCATTTTAG CCGTGAATTTATTAAGGAGTACACTGCATCCCATCCGGAATCCTCGGGCTTGAAAGTG GCCACAAAAGCTGCATCGGATGCCTGGAAATTGATGACACCAGAAGAGAAGTCAAAATACACTAATCGTGCCCGTGAAGTATGGGATAAATACTTGAGCACTACCCCCGCACGTATTCCCAAGCCAAGAAGACAA ACCAAACTTGTTACTAGATGCTCTCCTGGTCGATTATTGAATGTGTTGCAACGGCTCACACCTGACCAAAAAGCTGCTGTAAAGAGCATGGGATTTGGTAGTATCCTCAACCTCAGATGTCGAACTCTGCGACGCAGCCTGTGTCTTTGGTTATTAGAGAAGTTTAATACTGTCCGGCGCAGCTTGGAAATCTGTAGCGAGCGCATACCTTTAACTCCTCGAGATGTTGAATTGGTGATGGGATTGGCTTCAAGTGGGAAGGATGTGGTTAACTCTGGACCTGATGAGTTGATTACTGAATTGCGGAAGAAGTACAATGCTACAAATCGTGGGATTTCTGTCAGACTCCTGGAAGAAAGGTTGGCAGTCCCAGAAGCTGGGGAGGATTTTAAGAGGTCTTTTCTCCTTTATGTGTTAGGCACTCTACTATGCCCCACAGCGAGGCTGGATGTTAGTCCATCATTTCTCCATTTTTTGACAAACATGGAGATTGTACACCAATATAACTGGGGGAAGTTTTTACTTGATCGGCTAGTTAGAGAAGTAGCTCGCTATCGTCAAGGGAAGCAGCGTGCGGTTGGTGGCTGTCTTCTGTTTCTCCAG CTCTTTTATTATGAGAGTGTTGCTGTTGGTGAACCATCTGAACTATCCCCTGCTATATTTCCATGCCTATCTTCTTGGGGTGAAGAAGAAATtagtgagagagagaagcaAGAGAGAGAACTTGGCGGTTACGGATGTGGAGAG GTGGTTTGCAAGGAAAGAGGCCTCGGGATGGGAATGCTGGGGTATAGGACCCAATTAGACAGCAGTCACCTAGGTGTAATGCCACCAGATGTTGAAAATTATTCTCTACTTGAGCAG GCTGGAGAAGATCAAGTTAATGGGGGCATGATCACTGCAGAG GAAAATATGCCTATAAATGGTGATGAAGGCAACACCGTCTGTGTGGATATTGAAATTGCCGATCCAGTGAGAGCACCCTGCAGAAATGCTCAGTATGGTTGTCCAGAAATTGTGGACTACAACAAGAGAAGAGAGCACGAAGAAGTCTGCATGAGTTCACCGTGTGCTTGCCCCCTTCGGAAGTGCCATTTTGTTGGCTCGTCTGCACAGTTGTCGGAGCATTTTAGTAGCAAGCACTGGGACTCGGGAAGACGGTTCCAGTATAACTGCCCTTTACCTGTCACATTAAACAAGAACGAAGCTTTCCTGGTGCTACAAGCCGAGAAAGATGGTATTCTTTTTCTCCTGAATAAAGGAACCGAGAGTATTGGGCATACGGTGATGATAACATGCATAAGCCCGAGCTCGTCAAAGGAGCAGTATCTGTATGATATTGTATCTGAAAGAGGAAATAGTTGTCTCAGATTGAAGTCATACACAAACAATTTTCCAGGTAGGGTTGAAGGATCACCCCCTGTTGATTTTCTCTTGGTTCCTTTTGGTTTTTTAAACGCAACTGGCAAGCTAGACCTAGAGATGTGTATATGGAACTCAACGGATATAGGAGCCGATTGA
- the LOC131008680 gene encoding uncharacterized protein LOC131008680 isoform X3 translates to MMVLMRNEQEHSESEISRPKKKKKQDGTSRPACSWVHFSREFIKEYTASHPESSGLKVATKAASDAWKLMTPEEKSKYTNRAREVWDKYLSTTPARIPKPRRQTKLVTRCSPGRLLNVLQRLTPDQKAAVKSMGFGSILNLRCRTLRRSLCLWLLEKFNTVRRSLEICSERIPLTPRDVELVMGLASSGKDVVNSGPDELITELRKKYNATNRGISVRLLEERLAVPEAGEDFKRSFLLYVLGTLLCPTARLDVSPSFLHFLTNMEIVHQYNWGKFLLDRLVREVARYRQGKQRAVGGCLLFLQLFYYESVAVGEPSELSPAIFPCLSSWGEEEISEREKQERELGGYGCGEVVCKERGLGMGMLGYRTQLDSSHLGVMPPDVENYSLLEQVGYQAGEDQVNGGMITAEENMPINGDEGNTVCVDIEIADPVRAPCRNAQYGCPEIVDYNKRREHEEVCMSSPCACPLRKCHFVGSSAQLSEHFSSKHWDSGRRFQYNCPLPVTLNKNEAFLVLQAEKDGILFLLNKGTESIGHTVMITCISPSSSKEQYLYDIVSERGNSCLRLKSYTNNFPGRVEGSPPVDFLLVPFGFLNATGKLDLEMCIWNSTDIGAD, encoded by the exons ATGATGGTGCTCATGAGAAATGAACAAGAGCATAGTGAGTCGGAAATCAGTCGgccaaaaaagaagaagaagcaagatGGAACATCTCGTCCAGCATGTTCTTGGGTGCATTTTAG CCGTGAATTTATTAAGGAGTACACTGCATCCCATCCGGAATCCTCGGGCTTGAAAGTG GCCACAAAAGCTGCATCGGATGCCTGGAAATTGATGACACCAGAAGAGAAGTCAAAATACACTAATCGTGCCCGTGAAGTATGGGATAAATACTTGAGCACTACCCCCGCACGTATTCCCAAGCCAAGAAGACAA ACCAAACTTGTTACTAGATGCTCTCCTGGTCGATTATTGAATGTGTTGCAACGGCTCACACCTGACCAAAAAGCTGCTGTAAAGAGCATGGGATTTGGTAGTATCCTCAACCTCAGATGTCGAACTCTGCGACGCAGCCTGTGTCTTTGGTTATTAGAGAAGTTTAATACTGTCCGGCGCAGCTTGGAAATCTGTAGCGAGCGCATACCTTTAACTCCTCGAGATGTTGAATTGGTGATGGGATTGGCTTCAAGTGGGAAGGATGTGGTTAACTCTGGACCTGATGAGTTGATTACTGAATTGCGGAAGAAGTACAATGCTACAAATCGTGGGATTTCTGTCAGACTCCTGGAAGAAAGGTTGGCAGTCCCAGAAGCTGGGGAGGATTTTAAGAGGTCTTTTCTCCTTTATGTGTTAGGCACTCTACTATGCCCCACAGCGAGGCTGGATGTTAGTCCATCATTTCTCCATTTTTTGACAAACATGGAGATTGTACACCAATATAACTGGGGGAAGTTTTTACTTGATCGGCTAGTTAGAGAAGTAGCTCGCTATCGTCAAGGGAAGCAGCGTGCGGTTGGTGGCTGTCTTCTGTTTCTCCAG CTCTTTTATTATGAGAGTGTTGCTGTTGGTGAACCATCTGAACTATCCCCTGCTATATTTCCATGCCTATCTTCTTGGGGTGAAGAAGAAATtagtgagagagagaagcaAGAGAGAGAACTTGGCGGTTACGGATGTGGAGAG GTGGTTTGCAAGGAAAGAGGCCTCGGGATGGGAATGCTGGGGTATAGGACCCAATTAGACAGCAGTCACCTAGGTGTAATGCCACCAGATGTTGAAAATTATTCTCTACTTGAGCAGGTTGGCTATCAG GCTGGAGAAGATCAAGTTAATGGGGGCATGATCACTGCAGAG GAAAATATGCCTATAAATGGTGATGAAGGCAACACCGTCTGTGTGGATATTGAAATTGCCGATCCAGTGAGAGCACCCTGCAGAAATGCTCAGTATGGTTGTCCAGAAATTGTGGACTACAACAAGAGAAGAGAGCACGAAGAAGTCTGCATGAGTTCACCGTGTGCTTGCCCCCTTCGGAAGTGCCATTTTGTTGGCTCGTCTGCACAGTTGTCGGAGCATTTTAGTAGCAAGCACTGGGACTCGGGAAGACGGTTCCAGTATAACTGCCCTTTACCTGTCACATTAAACAAGAACGAAGCTTTCCTGGTGCTACAAGCCGAGAAAGATGGTATTCTTTTTCTCCTGAATAAAGGAACCGAGAGTATTGGGCATACGGTGATGATAACATGCATAAGCCCGAGCTCGTCAAAGGAGCAGTATCTGTATGATATTGTATCTGAAAGAGGAAATAGTTGTCTCAGATTGAAGTCATACACAAACAATTTTCCAGGTAGGGTTGAAGGATCACCCCCTGTTGATTTTCTCTTGGTTCCTTTTGGTTTTTTAAACGCAACTGGCAAGCTAGACCTAGAGATGTGTATATGGAACTCAACGGATATAGGAGCCGATTGA
- the LOC131008680 gene encoding uncharacterized protein LOC131008680 isoform X4 → MMVLMRNEQEHSESEISRPKKKKKQDGTSRPACSWVHFSREFIKEYTASHPESSGLKVATKAASDAWKLMTPEEKSKYTNRAREVWDKYLSTTPARIPKPRRQTKLVTRCSPGRLLNVLQRLTPDQKAAVKSMGFGSILNLRCRTLRRSLCLWLLEKFNTVRRSLEICSERIPLTPRDVELVMGLASSGKDVVNSGPDELITELRKKYNATNRGISVRLLEERLAVPEAGEDFKRSFLLYVLGTLLCPTARLDVSPSFLHFLTNMEIVHQYNWGKFLLDRLVREVARYRQGKQRAVGGCLLFLQLFYYESVAVGEPSELSPAIFPCLSSWGEEEISEREKQERELGGYGCGEVVCKERGLGMGMLGYRTQLDSSHLGVMPPDVENYSLLEQAGEDQVNGGMITAEENMPINGDEGNTVCVDIEIADPVRAPCRNAQYGCPEIVDYNKRREHEEVCMSSPCACPLRKCHFVGSSAQLSEHFSSKHWDSGRRFQYNCPLPVTLNKNEAFLVLQAEKDGILFLLNKGTESIGHTVMITCISPSSSKEQYLYDIVSERGNSCLRLKSYTNNFPGRVEGSPPVDFLLVPFGFLNATGKLDLEMCIWNSTDIGAD, encoded by the exons ATGATGGTGCTCATGAGAAATGAACAAGAGCATAGTGAGTCGGAAATCAGTCGgccaaaaaagaagaagaagcaagatGGAACATCTCGTCCAGCATGTTCTTGGGTGCATTTTAG CCGTGAATTTATTAAGGAGTACACTGCATCCCATCCGGAATCCTCGGGCTTGAAAGTG GCCACAAAAGCTGCATCGGATGCCTGGAAATTGATGACACCAGAAGAGAAGTCAAAATACACTAATCGTGCCCGTGAAGTATGGGATAAATACTTGAGCACTACCCCCGCACGTATTCCCAAGCCAAGAAGACAA ACCAAACTTGTTACTAGATGCTCTCCTGGTCGATTATTGAATGTGTTGCAACGGCTCACACCTGACCAAAAAGCTGCTGTAAAGAGCATGGGATTTGGTAGTATCCTCAACCTCAGATGTCGAACTCTGCGACGCAGCCTGTGTCTTTGGTTATTAGAGAAGTTTAATACTGTCCGGCGCAGCTTGGAAATCTGTAGCGAGCGCATACCTTTAACTCCTCGAGATGTTGAATTGGTGATGGGATTGGCTTCAAGTGGGAAGGATGTGGTTAACTCTGGACCTGATGAGTTGATTACTGAATTGCGGAAGAAGTACAATGCTACAAATCGTGGGATTTCTGTCAGACTCCTGGAAGAAAGGTTGGCAGTCCCAGAAGCTGGGGAGGATTTTAAGAGGTCTTTTCTCCTTTATGTGTTAGGCACTCTACTATGCCCCACAGCGAGGCTGGATGTTAGTCCATCATTTCTCCATTTTTTGACAAACATGGAGATTGTACACCAATATAACTGGGGGAAGTTTTTACTTGATCGGCTAGTTAGAGAAGTAGCTCGCTATCGTCAAGGGAAGCAGCGTGCGGTTGGTGGCTGTCTTCTGTTTCTCCAG CTCTTTTATTATGAGAGTGTTGCTGTTGGTGAACCATCTGAACTATCCCCTGCTATATTTCCATGCCTATCTTCTTGGGGTGAAGAAGAAATtagtgagagagagaagcaAGAGAGAGAACTTGGCGGTTACGGATGTGGAGAG GTGGTTTGCAAGGAAAGAGGCCTCGGGATGGGAATGCTGGGGTATAGGACCCAATTAGACAGCAGTCACCTAGGTGTAATGCCACCAGATGTTGAAAATTATTCTCTACTTGAGCAG GCTGGAGAAGATCAAGTTAATGGGGGCATGATCACTGCAGAG GAAAATATGCCTATAAATGGTGATGAAGGCAACACCGTCTGTGTGGATATTGAAATTGCCGATCCAGTGAGAGCACCCTGCAGAAATGCTCAGTATGGTTGTCCAGAAATTGTGGACTACAACAAGAGAAGAGAGCACGAAGAAGTCTGCATGAGTTCACCGTGTGCTTGCCCCCTTCGGAAGTGCCATTTTGTTGGCTCGTCTGCACAGTTGTCGGAGCATTTTAGTAGCAAGCACTGGGACTCGGGAAGACGGTTCCAGTATAACTGCCCTTTACCTGTCACATTAAACAAGAACGAAGCTTTCCTGGTGCTACAAGCCGAGAAAGATGGTATTCTTTTTCTCCTGAATAAAGGAACCGAGAGTATTGGGCATACGGTGATGATAACATGCATAAGCCCGAGCTCGTCAAAGGAGCAGTATCTGTATGATATTGTATCTGAAAGAGGAAATAGTTGTCTCAGATTGAAGTCATACACAAACAATTTTCCAGGTAGGGTTGAAGGATCACCCCCTGTTGATTTTCTCTTGGTTCCTTTTGGTTTTTTAAACGCAACTGGCAAGCTAGACCTAGAGATGTGTATATGGAACTCAACGGATATAGGAGCCGATTGA
- the LOC131008732 gene encoding dehydrodolichyl diphosphate synthase CPT3-like isoform X2, whose translation MDGNRRYAMKQGLLEGDGHRVGFSALMNMLKYCYEMNVKYVTVYAFSIENFKRRPEEVQSTMQLIHEKIESLLEKESIVNQYGVRVHFIGNLKLLSKPVRLAAERAINATAHNSRAVLAICIAYTSTDEIAHSVEETCKEKWDELGGNATDSKEPLIDVADVEKHMYMAVAPDPDIIIRSSGETRLSNFLLWQSASSLLYSPRALWPEIGFWHLIRAILDFQRNLASLETKLKQS comes from the coding sequence ATGGATGGAAATCGAAGATACGCTATGAAGCAAGGTTTACTAGAAGGAGATGGGCATAGGGTTGGATTTTCAGCTCTTATGAATATGTTGAAGTATTGCTATGAGATGAACGTGAAGTATGTTACAGTTTATGCTTTCAGCATTGAAAACTTCAAACGACGTCCAGAAGAAGTTCAATCCACTATGCAGTTGATACATGAAAAGATTGAATCATTGCTTGAGAAAGAGAGTATAGTCAACCAGTATGGAGTAAGAGTGCATTTCATTGGAAACCTTAAACTTTTGAGCAAACCCGTCAGGCTCGCTGCTGAAAGAGCTATAAATGCCACTGCACATAATTCGAGGGCTGTGCTTGCAATATGCATTGCCTACACATCAACAGATGAGATAGCacattctgtcgaagaaacatgTAAAGAAAAATGGGATGAACTAGGGGGGAATGCAACTGACAGCAAGGAGCCTCTTATTGATGTGGCAGATGTTGAGAAACATATGTATATGGCAGTTGCACCTGATCCCGACATTATAATCCGCTCATCTGGTGAGACTCGCTTGAGCAATTTCCTCCTGTGGCAGAGTGCATCTTCCCTTCTTTATTCCCCCAGGGCACTTTGGCCGGAGATTGGGTTTTGGCATTTGATCCGAGCAATCTTGGACTTCCAAAGGAATCTCGCTTCTTTGGAAACTAAGCTGAAACAGAGTTAG
- the LOC131008732 gene encoding dehydrodolichyl diphosphate synthase CPT3-like isoform X1: protein MEKQSSNLATQLTEGLCSFLRRCICAILSAGSFPRHVAFIMDGNRRYAMKQGLLEGDGHRVGFSALMNMLKYCYEMNVKYVTVYAFSIENFKRRPEEVQSTMQLIHEKIESLLEKESIVNQYGVRVHFIGNLKLLSKPVRLAAERAINATAHNSRAVLAICIAYTSTDEIAHSVEETCKEKWDELGGNATDSKEPLIDVADVEKHMYMAVAPDPDIIIRSSGETRLSNFLLWQSASSLLYSPRALWPEIGFWHLIRAILDFQRNLASLETKLKQS, encoded by the coding sequence ATGGAGAAACAGAGTAGTAACCTTGCAACTCAATTAACTGAAGGTTTGTGTAGTTTTCTGCGCAGATGTATTTGTGCAATTCTTTCTGCTGGTTCTTTTCCGAGGCATGTTGCATTTATCATGGATGGAAATCGAAGATACGCTATGAAGCAAGGTTTACTAGAAGGAGATGGGCATAGGGTTGGATTTTCAGCTCTTATGAATATGTTGAAGTATTGCTATGAGATGAACGTGAAGTATGTTACAGTTTATGCTTTCAGCATTGAAAACTTCAAACGACGTCCAGAAGAAGTTCAATCCACTATGCAGTTGATACATGAAAAGATTGAATCATTGCTTGAGAAAGAGAGTATAGTCAACCAGTATGGAGTAAGAGTGCATTTCATTGGAAACCTTAAACTTTTGAGCAAACCCGTCAGGCTCGCTGCTGAAAGAGCTATAAATGCCACTGCACATAATTCGAGGGCTGTGCTTGCAATATGCATTGCCTACACATCAACAGATGAGATAGCacattctgtcgaagaaacatgTAAAGAAAAATGGGATGAACTAGGGGGGAATGCAACTGACAGCAAGGAGCCTCTTATTGATGTGGCAGATGTTGAGAAACATATGTATATGGCAGTTGCACCTGATCCCGACATTATAATCCGCTCATCTGGTGAGACTCGCTTGAGCAATTTCCTCCTGTGGCAGAGTGCATCTTCCCTTCTTTATTCCCCCAGGGCACTTTGGCCGGAGATTGGGTTTTGGCATTTGATCCGAGCAATCTTGGACTTCCAAAGGAATCTCGCTTCTTTGGAAACTAAGCTGAAACAGAGTTAG
- the LOC131008756 gene encoding heavy metal-associated isoprenylated plant protein 21-like isoform X1, with protein sequence MGALKYLSKLCSATTTRSKRKSMQTVEIRVKMDCDGCERRVKNAIKNIKAGVKSIDINRKLSRVTVNGFVDPNKVLKRVNNTGKKAEFWPFIPYNVVQFPHVSQVYDKKAPAGFVRNVQAAAAPPPNATEEAMTYLFSEDNPNACSIM encoded by the exons ATGGGTGCTCTCAAGTATCTGTCAAAGTTGTGCTCTGCCACCACAACCAGAAGCAAAAGGAAATCAATGCAG ACGGTTGAGATCAGAGTAAAAATGGACTGTGATGGATGTGAGAGAAGAGTAAAGAATGCcatcaaaaacatcaaag CAGGAGTGAAATCTATCGATATAAACAGAAAGCTAAGCCGCGTGACAGTGAATGGTTTCGTTGATCCAAACAAAGTTTTGAAGAGAGTGAATAACACAGGAAAGAAAGCAGAGTTCTGGCCTTTCATCCCATACAACGTTGTTCAGTTTCCTCATGTCTCTCAAGTCTACGACAAAAAGGCGCCGGCCGGCTTCGTGCGCAACGTTCAGGCGGCCGCCGCTCCTCCGCCCAATGCTACTGAAGAAGCCATGACATATCTCTTCAGCGAAGACAACCCTAATGCTTGCTCCATTATGTGA
- the LOC131008756 gene encoding heavy metal-associated isoprenylated plant protein 21-like isoform X2 → MGALKYLSKLCSATTTRSKRKSMQTVEIRVKMDCDGCERRVKNAIKNIKGVKSIDINRKLSRVTVNGFVDPNKVLKRVNNTGKKAEFWPFIPYNVVQFPHVSQVYDKKAPAGFVRNVQAAAAPPPNATEEAMTYLFSEDNPNACSIM, encoded by the exons ATGGGTGCTCTCAAGTATCTGTCAAAGTTGTGCTCTGCCACCACAACCAGAAGCAAAAGGAAATCAATGCAG ACGGTTGAGATCAGAGTAAAAATGGACTGTGATGGATGTGAGAGAAGAGTAAAGAATGCcatcaaaaacatcaaag GAGTGAAATCTATCGATATAAACAGAAAGCTAAGCCGCGTGACAGTGAATGGTTTCGTTGATCCAAACAAAGTTTTGAAGAGAGTGAATAACACAGGAAAGAAAGCAGAGTTCTGGCCTTTCATCCCATACAACGTTGTTCAGTTTCCTCATGTCTCTCAAGTCTACGACAAAAAGGCGCCGGCCGGCTTCGTGCGCAACGTTCAGGCGGCCGCCGCTCCTCCGCCCAATGCTACTGAAGAAGCCATGACATATCTCTTCAGCGAAGACAACCCTAATGCTTGCTCCATTATGTGA